One Cellulomonas taurus genomic region harbors:
- a CDS encoding DUF4135 domain-containing protein: MDKVTAAVVDCYADVLDAFLAEHDADLRPLLRDATERTIADRLRLVITRVFVVEFHRFRRAQGLPADPGSTVAIDRYLAGFDAGTIGAWRDTYPVFGPLLDRIAHAVVAHLRRVVERLTADRALLAARSVLPAEARLIGIDPLDSDPHRGGQTVALLRFDDGTRLVYKPRSLAPEIFAATCLGIVSRAGEDDLSRCVPASLDRGEYGWQEFVVPAELTGEQAADRYYRTFGALAAVLTALGASDLHHENLIAAGDRPVVVDLETVLHADFLQASDGLPDAVNNRLRRSMATTMLLPQRMPSGPYSVLTGGVGVGDLQDSERTDFMLVNQDTDGIDIARRTYPYQHGSNVPRSAQGEAQDLLAHRDAFVAGMRAGIDALVTTRADLIRVIDEARIEVRQIMRGTANYVRILAAATHPDNMRDEAQFLRVLGALHPPAGLRSAQTARFVQDAELQALLQGDVPYFTVEANDVRIRAAESSSGPTFDAAPREWAKRSVLQVDAGPWTDFEEQVIEEGLAELRDLRLRTTPTYRSRDIGPFGAAITDDGIDWRTALDRLRAVAVRTTGIDGPEMGWITGAYTPTMATFDPGTAVSFHDAGGLAVLFDRAPEAAPEQAETLRAEGAAVRRGLSTLVRRYREGLMSAGSSIVSGPASLEYVLRPGATRNEPIEAALAEAVSSADRELAGDLLLGPPGLSLVLADLPDTPESVLARALEAIPVLPTGGKGPWDLAHGSLGLTWAQSRLARRLGDEARLDALSDALARTAEGICGTVPPGWCIGAAGTAMVLAEISSGAAGEAVERLVDCATAALPAGEPVDLSVCHGAAGIVQSLIRVAQLTGDRSMIDRAASYWRRTARHARQYGYATGVPSRRSLLGYFLGWAGVTDTALMLDRAVLGEQVWVPLAFVRDASRSAA; this comes from the coding sequence GTGGATAAGGTGACCGCCGCGGTCGTCGACTGCTACGCCGACGTCCTGGACGCGTTCCTGGCCGAGCACGACGCCGACCTGCGGCCGCTGCTGCGCGATGCCACCGAGCGGACCATCGCGGACCGGCTCCGGCTGGTCATCACCCGGGTGTTCGTCGTCGAGTTCCACCGGTTCCGGCGTGCGCAGGGACTGCCCGCCGACCCCGGGTCGACGGTGGCCATCGACCGCTACCTGGCCGGGTTCGATGCCGGGACGATCGGCGCCTGGCGGGACACCTACCCGGTGTTCGGCCCGCTGCTGGACCGGATCGCGCACGCGGTGGTCGCGCACCTGCGCCGGGTCGTGGAGCGCCTGACGGCCGATCGCGCGCTGCTGGCCGCGCGGTCGGTGCTGCCCGCCGAGGCCCGGTTGATCGGGATCGACCCGCTGGACTCCGACCCGCACCGGGGCGGGCAGACGGTCGCCCTGCTGCGCTTCGACGACGGGACCCGTCTGGTCTACAAGCCGCGGAGTCTGGCCCCGGAGATCTTCGCCGCCACCTGCCTCGGCATCGTCTCCCGGGCAGGGGAGGACGATCTGAGCCGGTGCGTGCCCGCCTCCCTCGACCGCGGTGAGTACGGCTGGCAGGAGTTCGTCGTCCCGGCGGAGCTGACCGGCGAGCAGGCCGCGGACCGCTACTACCGGACCTTCGGTGCGCTGGCCGCCGTGCTGACCGCCCTCGGTGCCAGCGACCTGCACCACGAGAACCTGATCGCCGCCGGGGACCGGCCGGTGGTCGTCGATCTGGAGACCGTGCTGCACGCCGACTTCCTCCAGGCGTCGGACGGTCTGCCGGACGCCGTCAACAACCGGCTCCGCCGCTCGATGGCGACGACCATGCTGTTGCCCCAGCGCATGCCGAGCGGCCCGTACAGCGTGCTGACCGGCGGGGTCGGCGTCGGTGACCTGCAGGACTCCGAGCGCACCGACTTCATGCTGGTGAACCAGGACACCGACGGCATCGACATCGCCCGCCGCACCTACCCCTATCAGCACGGTTCCAACGTCCCGCGTTCGGCGCAGGGTGAGGCGCAGGACCTGCTCGCCCACCGGGACGCCTTCGTGGCGGGGATGCGGGCCGGGATCGACGCGCTGGTCACCACGCGTGCGGACCTGATCCGGGTGATCGACGAGGCGCGGATCGAGGTCCGGCAGATCATGCGCGGCACCGCGAACTACGTGCGCATCCTGGCCGCCGCCACCCACCCGGACAACATGCGCGACGAGGCGCAGTTCCTCCGCGTCCTGGGCGCCCTGCACCCGCCGGCCGGGCTGCGGTCCGCGCAGACCGCCCGCTTCGTCCAGGACGCCGAGCTCCAGGCGCTCCTCCAGGGCGACGTCCCCTACTTCACCGTCGAGGCCAATGACGTCCGGATCCGGGCCGCGGAGTCCAGCTCCGGTCCGACCTTCGACGCCGCTCCCCGGGAGTGGGCCAAGCGCAGCGTGCTCCAGGTGGACGCCGGGCCCTGGACGGACTTCGAGGAGCAGGTGATCGAGGAGGGTCTGGCCGAGCTGCGTGACCTGCGCCTGCGCACCACCCCCACCTACCGCTCCCGGGACATCGGGCCGTTCGGGGCCGCCATCACCGACGACGGGATCGACTGGCGGACCGCGCTGGACCGCCTGCGCGCGGTGGCCGTGCGCACCACCGGGATCGACGGCCCGGAGATGGGATGGATCACCGGCGCGTACACCCCCACGATGGCCACCTTCGACCCCGGCACGGCCGTGAGCTTCCACGACGCGGGTGGCCTGGCGGTGCTCTTCGACCGGGCACCGGAGGCCGCCCCGGAGCAGGCCGAGACACTCCGTGCGGAGGGGGCAGCGGTGCGGCGCGGGCTGAGCACCCTGGTCCGGCGCTACCGCGAGGGCCTGATGTCGGCGGGGAGCTCGATCGTCTCCGGCCCGGCGTCGCTGGAGTACGTGCTCCGGCCGGGGGCGACCCGCAACGAACCGATCGAGGCGGCGCTCGCCGAGGCCGTCAGCAGCGCCGACCGGGAGCTGGCCGGTGACCTGTTGCTCGGCCCGCCCGGACTCTCCCTGGTGCTGGCCGACCTCCCCGACACCCCGGAGTCGGTCCTGGCGCGGGCGCTCGAGGCGATCCCGGTGCTGCCCACGGGAGGCAAGGGACCGTGGGATCTCGCCCACGGTTCGCTCGGCCTGACCTGGGCGCAGTCCCGGCTCGCGCGACGGCTCGGTGACGAGGCGCGGCTCGACGCCCTGTCCGATGCCCTCGCCCGCACCGCCGAGGGGATCTGCGGCACGGTGCCCCCGGGCTGGTGCATCGGAGCCGCCGGGACCGCGATGGTGCTGGCCGAGATCTCCTCCGGCGCGGCCGGCGAGGCAGTCGAGCGGCTGGTGGACTGCGCGACCGCCGCGCTGCCGGCGGGCGAGCCGGTCGACCTGTCCGTCTGCCACGGCGCGGCAGGGATCGTGCAGTCGCTGATCCGGGTGGCCCAGCTCACCGGGGACCGGAGCATGATCGACCGCGCCGCCTCGTACTGGCGCCGGACCGCGCGCCACGCCCGGCAGTACGGCTACGCCACCGGCGTCCCCTCCCGGCGATCACTGCTGGGGTACTTCCTCGGCTGGGCCGGGGTCACCGACACCGCACTGATGCTCGACCGGGCGGTGCTCGGCGAGCAGGTGTGGGTGCCGCTCGCCTTCGTGCGGGACGCCTCGAGGAGCGCGGCATGA
- a CDS encoding LLM class flavin-dependent oxidoreductase, producing the protein MKISVLFGQQIDRLEPLEQYARLCADRDLRLWTGQSLMIETHAALAALAARGPAVDVGMAVAVAPLRTPYDAFAQARSIATLSGRSVSAAYGMGTAEMARHLLGHPLEKPARYTADYVSRVSALARAAAGDPTAHPDPAELPPYPLASAPIEVGCGVLRPTMARLAGEVADFVVTWLVPLGFLRDRLIPALTVGAAAAGRQVPRVVAVLPCALQEPGRDLARLATLACGRHLDQPHYRAMLSAAGVPISDDRAATLRATVRAGVFTGGPMETILRTLADYRAAGVDEVILNAGAVGLVHGHEEALRDLTRTVDAFDTLGTATRRDEGDDDE; encoded by the coding sequence ATGAAGATCTCGGTGCTCTTCGGTCAGCAGATCGACCGGCTCGAACCCCTGGAGCAGTACGCCCGGCTGTGCGCCGACCGCGACCTGCGGTTGTGGACCGGCCAGTCGCTGATGATCGAGACGCATGCCGCGCTGGCCGCCCTCGCGGCACGGGGGCCGGCCGTGGACGTCGGGATGGCGGTGGCGGTCGCGCCGTTGCGCACGCCCTACGACGCCTTCGCCCAGGCCCGATCGATCGCGACCCTCAGCGGCCGATCGGTCAGCGCCGCCTACGGCATGGGGACGGCCGAGATGGCCCGGCACCTGCTCGGCCATCCCTTGGAGAAGCCCGCCCGGTACACCGCCGACTACGTCAGCCGTGTCTCGGCGCTGGCCCGTGCCGCCGCCGGCGATCCGACGGCCCACCCCGACCCCGCCGAACTGCCGCCCTACCCGCTCGCCTCCGCGCCGATCGAGGTGGGCTGCGGTGTGCTGCGCCCCACCATGGCGCGGCTGGCCGGAGAGGTAGCGGACTTCGTCGTGACCTGGTTGGTGCCGCTCGGGTTCCTGCGTGACCGCCTGATCCCGGCGCTGACCGTCGGTGCCGCGGCGGCGGGTCGGCAGGTGCCGCGGGTGGTCGCGGTGTTGCCGTGTGCGCTGCAGGAGCCCGGCCGCGATCTGGCCCGGTTGGCCACGCTGGCCTGCGGTCGGCACCTGGATCAACCGCACTACCGCGCGATGCTGTCCGCGGCCGGGGTGCCGATCAGCGACGACCGCGCGGCCACCCTCCGGGCCACCGTGCGGGCCGGGGTGTTCACCGGGGGACCGATGGAGACGATCCTGCGCACCCTCGCGGACTACCGGGCCGCCGGAGTGGACGAGGTGATCCTCAACGCGGGTGCGGTCGGCCTGGTGCACGGCCACGAGGAGGCGCTGCGCGATCTCACCCGCACGGTGGACGCATTCGACACACTGGGGACTGCCACCCGGCGAGACGAGGGAGACGACGATGAATGA
- a CDS encoding peptidase domain-containing ABC transporter gives MTPSECGLVCAAMLMRSHGRGPTLRELRSTFAPGRDGMTVRQLRDALRHCGFRPAVYRVAPGGAAELPTPFVAHWGRAHYVLVESVSARWVRLTDPASGRRRIRVEDFEQEFSGIAVSAVPTADAPVAAPEPRPWATFLPFVAAHRGRVAALVLSTLATVAVALWAPSVVSAAIAGTDRPSAALVLGVAASYLLTTLVTAALSVSTALAVGRDIADTTFDRLVHLPLRYFAVRARGDLLYRLHSSHELEDLLTSGLARGAAAILLVTVTGIAMLITAPGLAGIALGVFAVLLIGLVLARRWTARWAEHEAHFQSIGSAVQVDTVSTIALVKATGLEDEAARTWRRTNGEILRWTRRSALLDGGVQSVIGFAQSFAPLLLTIAALTGWSGSPVALADAIAFQMLSAVMFGQITTVGQLATKAAHATAAARRLEDILTETPDDLFHGADGQTVGQHVRGEALSFRYGPLSDTVLDDVTIDAAPGSQIAVVGPSGSGKSTVARLVAGLYRPDAGAVRYGGRDIGDHDRTTFRTEVAYVPQDSPLRNGTVRENIVWGRPGITDDLVQTAARHAQIHTEIAAMPMGYDTVITNAGEALSGGQRQRIALARAFLGDPRVIVLDESTSALDPRTERRIHRWLATSAATRIVISHRLDTVRHSDRIYVLDAGRIVAQGTHHQVLSASALYASLYREQEAPTPSHVAADTLS, from the coding sequence GTGACCCCGTCCGAGTGCGGCCTGGTCTGCGCTGCCATGCTGATGCGCTCGCACGGTCGGGGTCCGACCCTCCGGGAACTGCGCAGCACCTTCGCGCCCGGCCGCGACGGCATGACGGTGCGCCAACTGCGGGACGCGCTGCGACACTGCGGTTTCCGACCGGCGGTCTACCGGGTGGCCCCCGGTGGCGCCGCCGAGCTGCCCACCCCGTTCGTCGCGCACTGGGGCCGGGCGCACTACGTGCTGGTCGAGTCGGTGTCGGCCCGCTGGGTGCGGCTCACGGATCCGGCGAGCGGCCGCCGCCGGATCAGGGTCGAGGACTTCGAGCAGGAGTTCAGCGGGATCGCGGTGAGCGCGGTGCCCACCGCCGACGCCCCAGTGGCGGCGCCGGAGCCGCGGCCCTGGGCGACCTTCCTCCCGTTCGTCGCGGCCCACCGGGGACGGGTCGCCGCCCTGGTTCTGTCCACCCTCGCCACCGTGGCGGTCGCGCTGTGGGCACCCTCGGTGGTCTCCGCCGCCATCGCCGGAACCGACCGGCCCTCGGCCGCCCTGGTGCTCGGCGTGGCGGCGTCCTACCTCCTCACCACGCTGGTGACAGCGGCCCTGTCGGTCAGCACGGCGCTGGCGGTGGGGCGCGACATCGCCGACACCACCTTCGACCGACTAGTGCATCTCCCGCTGCGCTACTTCGCGGTCCGCGCACGCGGCGACCTGCTCTACCGGCTGCATTCCAGCCACGAACTCGAGGACCTCCTCACCTCCGGGCTGGCCCGCGGAGCGGCGGCGATCCTGCTGGTCACCGTCACCGGCATCGCGATGCTGATCACCGCACCCGGCCTCGCCGGGATCGCACTCGGGGTCTTCGCCGTGCTGCTGATCGGCCTCGTGCTCGCCCGGCGCTGGACAGCACGGTGGGCGGAACACGAGGCGCACTTCCAGAGCATCGGCAGCGCCGTGCAGGTGGACACGGTCAGCACGATCGCTCTGGTCAAGGCGACCGGGCTCGAGGACGAGGCGGCGCGGACCTGGCGTCGGACGAACGGCGAGATCCTGCGCTGGACCCGGCGCTCCGCCCTGCTCGACGGCGGCGTGCAGAGCGTGATCGGGTTCGCGCAGTCCTTCGCTCCGCTGTTGCTGACGATCGCCGCGCTGACCGGGTGGAGCGGGTCCCCGGTGGCCCTCGCCGACGCGATCGCCTTCCAGATGCTCAGCGCCGTCATGTTCGGTCAGATCACCACGGTCGGACAGCTCGCGACCAAGGCGGCGCACGCCACCGCCGCCGCGCGGCGACTGGAGGACATCCTGACCGAGACGCCGGACGACCTGTTCCACGGTGCCGACGGGCAAACCGTCGGCCAGCACGTGCGCGGCGAGGCGCTGTCGTTCCGGTACGGCCCGCTCTCGGACACGGTGCTCGACGACGTGACGATCGACGCCGCCCCGGGCAGCCAGATCGCGGTGGTCGGACCGTCCGGCTCGGGCAAGTCGACGGTGGCACGGCTGGTGGCCGGGCTGTACCGCCCCGACGCGGGTGCGGTGCGCTACGGCGGTCGCGACATCGGCGATCACGACCGCACCACGTTCCGCACCGAGGTCGCGTACGTCCCGCAGGATTCACCGCTGCGCAACGGCACGGTGCGGGAGAACATCGTGTGGGGGCGTCCGGGCATCACCGACGACCTGGTCCAGACCGCGGCCCGGCACGCGCAGATCCACACCGAGATCGCGGCGATGCCGATGGGTTACGACACGGTGATCACCAATGCCGGCGAGGCGCTGTCCGGAGGTCAACGGCAGCGCATCGCGTTGGCGCGCGCGTTTCTCGGTGATCCCCGGGTGATCGTCCTCGACGAATCGACCAGCGCCCTCGACCCCCGCACCGAGCGCCGCATCCACCGGTGGCTCGCCACCAGCGCCGCCACCCGGATCGTGATCTCGCACCGGCTGGACACCGTGCGGCACAGCGACCGGATCTACGTCCTCGACGCCGGGCGGATCGTCGCCCAGGGCACGCACCACCAGGTGCTGTCCGCCTCGGCGCTCTACGCGAGCCTCTACCGGGAACAGGAGGCCCCGACCCCATCGCACGTCGCTGCGGACACCCTCAGCTGA
- a CDS encoding type 2 lanthipeptide synthetase LanM family protein, with translation MIAPAVLFPELTAEERDSLVARARSTAAPVDPTPAAPDLSAVAELLAGTAVLPFETSTRALAAPALARIVTAVRGSQRVADPTGLSRRLLRACLARVQEVVLRTQTALLHERRGAVVGSTPEERFAAFEAWLDGEEGTQHYRAAFPVSVTAARTVSTAFADLVQEVLSRADADHDDLAHLGCGPDERIADIEAGAGDTHDGRSVVVVTFDSGARVVHKPRALGIDLAFLGLVERINDHRGDQVFRAPRVLDRGEYGWAEFVDTTPVRDTERAYRAMGELLGLCHLLRATDLHVENVVMCDDRPVLVDLETLLNAIPPTQDARPSEIALAQSVTGTGLLPARMTAPGAGQGLDVGALGYTPGQASPFSTLVLRAPFTDQMRFELEHLPSSRPALLPTVDPADQVAWVRAGYRRFSTWALTEREVVATWIADLFQDVEIRFVPVDTQRYAQTLRLATHPDLHRDPDLHALALCRAAIFRTETPAPLLRSEHAQLRRRDVPRFHYRSGSTHLYDADGLRVPEVLATGPLDHVLAEFAALDPARVDREAWLIGLSHAGALAQRSRPTGFTFDGAPADAADDAALRELLGSLCQPMADAWIPGDGPHAPTWVGGRLSDQAFQYWTVDELRLDLYSGSCGVGLVLAGAASVLGEPQWRSRALAFFHRSAERLLDPDLSWRALEHGAFTGVESLATAADQVARITGDSELTDRSRRLWQRAVDALDGPAPAEVMTGSAGMLLALEASAVDDPTGTLPDLAHRVATRLLADVAAGDPAAAPDVRVQLFPGFAHGRAGVLAALARFAARSGDPRATAAVYRMVEQEIAAADPATAETSFAGAGTPEGRGWCHGAPGRLLALSIVRSALPATSALVDAPIAALTARVRATGFGGNTSLCHGDTGNLWVLADVARLSGDQPLAAEVEVARRRYAHTVLPTALDHLGRHTQAHALMVGTGGPAALLVDLLAPGRSRSPLWLG, from the coding sequence ATGATCGCCCCCGCCGTGCTGTTCCCCGAGTTGACCGCCGAGGAGCGCGACAGCCTGGTGGCCCGTGCCCGCTCGACGGCGGCACCGGTCGACCCGACCCCGGCCGCCCCCGACCTGAGCGCGGTGGCCGAGCTGCTCGCCGGCACGGCCGTGCTGCCCTTCGAGACCAGCACCCGCGCGCTGGCCGCCCCGGCGCTGGCCCGGATCGTCACCGCCGTGCGGGGCAGCCAGCGGGTCGCCGATCCGACCGGACTGTCCCGGCGGTTGCTGCGCGCATGCCTGGCCCGGGTGCAGGAAGTCGTCCTGCGCACCCAGACCGCGCTGCTGCACGAGCGGCGCGGCGCCGTGGTGGGCAGCACTCCCGAGGAGCGGTTCGCCGCCTTCGAGGCCTGGCTGGACGGCGAGGAGGGCACCCAGCACTACCGGGCCGCCTTCCCGGTGTCCGTCACCGCCGCCCGGACGGTGTCCACGGCCTTCGCCGACCTGGTGCAGGAGGTGCTGTCGCGGGCGGATGCCGACCACGACGACCTGGCGCACCTGGGCTGCGGGCCGGACGAGCGGATCGCCGACATCGAGGCCGGCGCCGGGGACACCCACGACGGCCGCTCGGTGGTCGTCGTGACCTTCGACTCCGGGGCCCGGGTCGTGCACAAGCCGCGGGCGCTGGGCATCGACCTCGCCTTCCTCGGCCTGGTCGAGCGGATCAACGACCACCGCGGCGACCAGGTCTTCCGCGCCCCGCGGGTGCTCGACCGCGGCGAGTACGGCTGGGCCGAGTTCGTCGACACGACCCCGGTCCGGGACACCGAGCGGGCGTACCGCGCGATGGGCGAGCTGCTCGGGCTGTGCCACCTGCTGCGCGCCACCGACCTGCACGTCGAGAACGTCGTGATGTGCGACGACCGTCCGGTGCTGGTCGACCTCGAGACCCTGCTGAACGCGATCCCTCCGACGCAGGACGCCCGGCCGAGCGAGATCGCCCTCGCTCAGTCGGTCACCGGCACCGGCCTGCTGCCCGCGCGGATGACGGCACCGGGTGCGGGCCAGGGGCTCGACGTCGGCGCGCTCGGCTACACCCCGGGGCAGGCGTCCCCCTTCAGCACCCTGGTGCTCCGGGCACCTTTCACCGACCAGATGCGCTTCGAGCTGGAGCACCTGCCGAGCAGCCGCCCCGCCCTGCTGCCCACGGTGGACCCGGCGGATCAGGTGGCCTGGGTGCGTGCGGGATACCGCCGGTTCAGCACGTGGGCCCTGACCGAGCGCGAGGTCGTGGCGACCTGGATCGCGGACCTGTTCCAGGACGTCGAGATCCGCTTCGTCCCGGTCGACACCCAGCGCTACGCGCAGACCCTGCGCCTGGCGACCCACCCGGACCTGCACCGCGATCCCGATCTGCACGCCCTGGCACTCTGCCGGGCCGCGATCTTCCGCACCGAGACCCCGGCCCCGCTGCTGCGGTCGGAGCACGCGCAGCTGAGGCGTCGGGACGTGCCCCGGTTCCACTACCGCAGCGGGTCCACCCACCTGTATGACGCCGACGGGCTCCGGGTGCCCGAGGTGCTGGCCACCGGGCCCCTCGACCACGTGCTGGCCGAGTTCGCCGCCCTCGACCCCGCCCGGGTGGACCGCGAGGCCTGGTTGATCGGGCTGAGTCACGCGGGTGCGCTCGCCCAGCGATCCCGGCCGACCGGCTTCACCTTCGACGGCGCACCGGCCGACGCAGCCGATGACGCCGCCCTGCGCGAGCTGCTCGGCTCCCTCTGTCAGCCGATGGCGGATGCCTGGATCCCGGGGGACGGGCCGCACGCACCGACCTGGGTCGGCGGTCGACTGTCGGACCAGGCGTTCCAGTACTGGACCGTCGACGAGTTGCGCCTCGACCTCTACTCCGGGTCCTGCGGTGTCGGACTGGTCCTGGCCGGCGCGGCGTCGGTGCTGGGCGAACCGCAGTGGCGGTCCCGCGCGCTGGCGTTCTTCCATCGCTCCGCCGAGCGCCTGCTCGACCCGGATCTCTCCTGGCGAGCGCTGGAGCACGGAGCGTTCACCGGCGTGGAGTCCCTCGCCACGGCCGCCGACCAGGTGGCCCGGATCACGGGTGACAGCGAGCTGACCGACCGCTCGCGCCGACTGTGGCAGCGCGCCGTGGACGCCCTGGACGGGCCCGCGCCCGCCGAGGTGATGACGGGTTCGGCGGGAATGCTGCTGGCGTTGGAGGCGAGTGCGGTCGACGACCCCACCGGCACCCTCCCGGACCTCGCCCACCGGGTGGCCACCAGGCTCCTGGCCGACGTCGCGGCCGGGGACCCGGCCGCCGCACCGGACGTGCGGGTCCAGCTGTTCCCCGGCTTCGCCCACGGCCGGGCCGGAGTGCTGGCGGCGCTGGCCCGGTTCGCGGCTCGGTCCGGCGACCCCCGCGCCACCGCGGCCGTGTACCGAATGGTCGAGCAGGAGATCGCGGCCGCCGACCCCGCGACGGCGGAGACGTCCTTCGCCGGTGCCGGGACCCCGGAGGGGCGGGGATGGTGCCACGGCGCGCCGGGCCGGCTGCTCGCGTTGAGCATCGTGCGCTCGGCCCTCCCGGCCACCTCCGCACTGGTCGACGCCCCGATCGCCGCGCTCACCGCTCGGGTACGGGCCACCGGGTTCGGCGGGAACACCTCGCTCTGCCACGGGGACACCGGCAACCTCTGGGTGCTCGCCGACGTGGCCCGGCTGTCCGGCGACCAGCCGCTCGCCGCTGAGGTCGAGGTCGCGCGGCGGCGCTACGCCCACACAGTCCTGCCCACTGCCCTCGACCACCTCGGTCGCCACACGCAGGCGCACGCGCTGATGGTCGGGACGGGTGGCCCGGCCGCCCTCCTGGTCGACCTGCTCGCCCCCGGACGGTCGAGGTCCCCGCTGTGGCTCGGGTGA
- a CDS encoding peptidase domain-containing ABC transporter translates to MRHVPTTLQVAQTECGLCVARSVLAFHGHDVPTTALRQILEPGRDGLSLRQIDALLREHHMTTRMLRVKALEGLKLVDAPFIAHWKGYHFVVVERLSERSAVIMDPMLGRREISRAEFVEDFSGLILTAEPDPEFVRVRRPAFAAWRGKPIWPRGIGGQYAGLVALSLAVFGFTLAVPILTQHLVDLVSSGDIGLGRSLAAITGLAVAYAAVLILRIRVMTSVVRAVSWQLLTGAFARLIRLPLKYFMSRPPGELMYRINSLNQVQELIATRIVQGLMDMLSVLVLTGYVFWTSTLLGGTVVALTLVIVGLLLIAQRVVKSATDQEVHDSGRAQSIQMDAVVSITSLRIGGYADSYLDDWRGAYRSALNAMMRRVRIQQGWLGSTVTAVQTLAPVAILIASLSWVATGTITLGQAVAVQGVSALLFGLSTSVFQSWTDGIVASQYLERADDIYSYPTEPLGGSRTTVTEHSIDLRNVSFRYADYGAPVLSDITMSIPAGAVVALVGESGSGKTTLGKVLASLYPASTGEVRFGGRSIQDYRLESLRAEIGYIPQEGYLHNRTLLENLTLGTAADEDQALALCRTLPFLDFIDAMPMGYHTVVSEMGANFSGGQRQRIAIAKALIRSPRILVMDEATSALDNANQRLVHDCIAALDCTQVIIAHRLSTVLAADQIYVMSGGRIEQVGTHAELVGAEGAYARLFATPEGEGVARG, encoded by the coding sequence ATGAGACACGTCCCGACCACCCTGCAGGTGGCGCAGACCGAATGCGGTCTGTGCGTCGCCCGATCGGTCCTCGCCTTCCACGGCCACGACGTGCCGACCACCGCCCTGCGCCAGATCCTGGAGCCCGGCCGTGACGGCCTGAGCCTGCGGCAGATCGACGCCCTGCTCCGCGAACACCACATGACCACCCGCATGCTGCGGGTGAAGGCCCTGGAGGGTCTGAAGCTGGTGGACGCCCCGTTCATCGCGCACTGGAAGGGCTACCACTTCGTGGTGGTGGAGCGGCTGTCGGAACGCAGCGCCGTGATCATGGATCCGATGCTGGGCCGCCGGGAGATCAGCCGCGCCGAGTTCGTCGAGGACTTCTCCGGGCTCATCCTCACCGCGGAGCCGGATCCGGAGTTCGTGCGCGTCCGGCGACCGGCCTTCGCCGCCTGGCGCGGCAAGCCGATCTGGCCGCGCGGGATCGGTGGACAGTACGCCGGGCTGGTGGCGCTGAGCCTGGCGGTGTTCGGCTTCACGCTCGCGGTGCCGATCCTCACCCAGCACCTGGTCGATCTGGTCAGCTCCGGTGACATCGGGCTCGGCCGGTCGCTGGCCGCGATCACCGGCCTGGCGGTGGCCTATGCCGCGGTGCTGATCCTGCGCATCCGGGTGATGACCTCCGTGGTCCGAGCGGTGAGCTGGCAGCTGTTGACCGGGGCCTTCGCCCGGCTGATCCGGCTGCCGCTGAAGTACTTCATGAGCCGCCCGCCCGGTGAGCTGATGTACCGGATCAACTCGCTGAACCAGGTGCAGGAGCTGATCGCGACCCGCATCGTGCAGGGCCTGATGGACATGCTCAGCGTGCTGGTGCTGACCGGGTACGTGTTCTGGACCTCCACCCTGCTCGGCGGCACCGTGGTCGCGCTGACCCTGGTGATCGTCGGCCTGCTGCTGATCGCCCAGCGGGTGGTCAAGTCCGCCACCGACCAGGAGGTCCACGACTCCGGTCGGGCGCAGAGCATCCAGATGGACGCGGTGGTGTCGATCACCAGCCTGCGGATCGGCGGCTACGCGGACAGCTACCTCGATGACTGGCGGGGCGCCTACCGCTCGGCCCTGAACGCGATGATGCGCCGGGTGCGGATCCAGCAGGGCTGGCTCGGCTCGACCGTCACCGCGGTGCAGACCCTGGCACCGGTCGCCATCCTGATCGCCAGCCTGTCCTGGGTGGCCACCGGCACCATCACCCTGGGCCAGGCGGTCGCCGTCCAGGGAGTGTCCGCGCTGCTGTTCGGCCTGAGCACCTCGGTGTTCCAGAGCTGGACCGACGGCATCGTCGCCTCGCAGTACCTGGAGCGGGCCGACGACATCTACAGCTATCCGACCGAACCGCTCGGCGGATCGCGCACCACCGTCACCGAGCACTCGATCGACCTGCGGAACGTCTCCTTCCGGTATGCCGACTACGGCGCACCGGTGCTCAGCGACATCACGATGAGCATCCCGGCCGGGGCGGTGGTGGCGCTGGTCGGCGAGTCCGGCAGCGGCAAGACCACCCTCGGCAAGGTGCTGGCCAGCCTCTACCCGGCCAGCACCGGTGAGGTGCGCTTCGGCGGACGATCGATCCAGGACTACCGGCTGGAGAGCCTGCGCGCGGAGATCGGGTACATCCCGCAGGAGGGATACCTGCACAACCGCACGCTGCTGGAGAACCTCACCCTGGGCACCGCGGCCGACGAGGACCAGGCGCTCGCGCTGTGCCGCACCCTGCCCTTCCTGGACTTCATCGACGCGATGCCGATGGGTTATCACACGGTCGTCTCGGAGATGGGCGCGAACTTCTCCGGCGGACAGCGGCAGCGGATCGCGATCGCCAAGGCCCTGATCCGCTCGCCGCGGATCCTGGTGATGGACGAGGCGACCTCGGCTCTGGACAACGCCAACCAGCGCCTGGTGCACGACTGCATCGCGGCCCTGGACTGCACCCAGGTGATCATCGCCCACCGGCTGTCCACCGTGCTGGCAGCCGACCAGATCTACGTGATGAGCGGCGGCCGGATCGAGCAGGTCGGCACCCATGCCGAACTGGTCGGCGCCGAAGGCGCCTACGCCCGGCTGTTCGCGACGCCCGAGGGTGAGGGGGTGGCCCGTGGATAA